In a single window of the Drosophila subpulchrella strain 33 F10 #4 breed RU33 chromosome X, RU_Dsub_v1.1 Primary Assembly, whole genome shotgun sequence genome:
- the LOC119558019 gene encoding chromatin modification-related protein eaf-1 isoform X2, producing MRLKETTKKSASSAKTSAGYQYNPKTVPLSGDLLGTLHISPPHHHHHHQLQLQLQHQQRCSSVGSTSSSGTCETDRSGSCSSALSPAAGGGGGLMPGLGASEGLPPPGAVPGGGGGGGVGGATMAPVPGANDEASAAAVLAANIAESFTFLQQHAAHHFRDILYAAHMLGRGYYQPAGPLISPHVIAAPPPPVQVKKLQEEESVTPVAGSPTQLQQHQAAAEAADQAAAQSQAQSHGHAQAHGHAHSSQQAQHPPQPQPYPASAVAAAAAAAAAHQGVPYSRSMHAAQMHYSTAYPPNYYAPYPGEVMCYSPPTYQPYFSSKVYQPSHPGHPAAHPQGPPPPGAYRRYPYYQHAGPPPPHELYEQQQPPPPPVSSGSVSGPPQQQPPTSSAGAAVAAGAGAPAGSQLVPAHQQQHQQQHLEHYPGPPSYYAGYSPGGGASSAQCYTRGLQGPYMEYPPQCPCPMPQSCPKNVHTGPHIGSNIISNIDQSSSKNGSSGCSSNMLLSATSNSNISSSSGSSSTLTACSNATTTTASALTTSRGPVKNVTPINSNSCGDTSNSCNTNTSSSSITSSNSSSQTSETTSRATAATNTNTTATTATMGTQCQMLVKTELKGENPQVTKMQYEAHVMPPPTPPESYCASDEKLLDDQEQEAELELRLRLGLRMDKSHVGQHQHIEAYDLTCTTPPPVTAPQAAAAVPRKARIGKSMAREMVYAAQQQQQQLPEKQLSEKQLPEKPLKHPKGASTKMETEPEMPFVLKAEIKAETKIKIEHESEAQTSTHISELPDLKPTIKTEPEPDPEQEQEPKVAPVPAVAKTEPEPEQQEEQQEQQASEELQPTPGGSKQRINLLASSGGNKKTKTNHSYKSLIKQAEPKNYLCPGRRFIRRHGRAPAKYAKRRQMILTQRQQQRMRLQRREQQQQRRQQREAAAAAAASSSLGVTPTEPGADGLGAKEQAPMMAQVHSSATPSASPKRARPRKQEVAALHLLEGLDTALSRGYFSDPELNHSSRKQAPTAVGGLYTASSPLTPATEHRGKQPAAEKRSKSETKKPAAEAISETSLPCKKPRKQPATKAKGKSKKSSAAAAATVASSTETQAAAAVTAATASSAQETNNNEYQTADLQAQKFLEPPTATATATSTSQQQQQQQHSEEQHQFLVPNQPAVGSTGVAPTATPPPNRQGQSTHTKRARSRCKFGNRKRQRQRPGGVSYELDVTQPPATKANVVPKWNNGWMWAGKAFQGAVFLNSDDPLVLRTCYPAMRHVEGDIIRIRDCVLLKANEDNELPYVAKVAHLWQNPEDGEMMMSLLWYYRPEHTDQGRQRNDCPDEVYASRHRDHNSVACVEDKCYVLTFSEYCRYRRRLRAAEEEVEDVSIVPRRPSSATAPGFPVRTVPEHTNPELVMFCRRAYEFRTRRLLKLPQKNGLVCSSS from the exons ATGCGCCTAAAAGAGACCACAAAAAAGTCGGCATCATCAGCAAAAACATCAGCAGGCTACCAATACAACCCGAAAACCGTACCGCTCTCCGGCGATCTGCTGGGTACGCTCCACATTTCACCGCcccaccatcatcatcatcatcagttgcagctgcagctgcagcaCCAGCAGCGCTGCTCCAGCGTgggcagcaccagcagcagcggcaCCTGCGAAACGGACCGTTCCGGCTCCTGCTCGTCGGCACTCTCGCCCGCCGCCGGCGGTGGTGGTGGCCTGATGCCCGGCCTGGGTGCCTCCGAAGGACTGCCTCCTCCTGGAGCGGTGCCAGGAGGGGGAGGAGGAGGGGGAGTTGGAGGAGCGACGATGGCACCGGTACCAGGTGCCAACGATGAGGCCTCTGCCGCCGCTGTGCTTGCGGCAAACATTGCCGAGTCTTTCACGTTCCTGCAACAGCATGCGGCGCATCATTTTCGCGACATTTTGTATGCGGCCCACATGCTGGGAAGAG GCTACTATCAGCCGGCTGGACCGCTGATCTCACCGCATGTGATCGCCGCCCCGCCGCCGCCAGTGCAGGTGAAGAAGCTGCAGGAGGAGGAGAGTGTGACCCCCGTCGCCGGTTCGCCCacgcagctgcagcagcatcAGGCGGCCGCCGAAGCCGCTGACCAGGCGGCAGCCCAGTCGCAGGCCCAATCGCACGGCCACGCCCAGGCCCACGGACACGCCCACAGTTCGCAACAGGCGCAACATCCGCCGCAGCCACAGCCGTATCCGGCCAGCGCCGTGGCGGCCGCAGCCGCGGCAGCCGCCGCCCACCAGGGCGTGCCCTATTCCCGCTCGATGCACGCGGCCCAGATGCACTACTCGACCGCCTATCCGCCCAACTACTACGCGCCATATCCGGGCGAGGTCATGTGCTACTCGCCACCCACGTATCAGCCCTACTTCTCGAGCAAGGTCTACCAGCCATCGCATCCCGGCCATCCTGCCGCCCATCCGCAGGGTCCACCGCCGCCGGGCGCCTATCGCCGTTATCCCTACTACCAGCACGCGGGTCCACCGCCTCCGCACGAGCTCTACGAACAGCAGCAGCCGCCCCCGCCGCCCGTCTCATCCGGTTCGGTATCGGGTCCGCCGCAACAGCAGCCGCCCACCAGCAGTGCAGGAGCAGCGGTAGCCGCGGGAGCAGGAGCACCCGCTGGCAGCCAGTTGGTACCGGCCCACCAGCaacaacaccagcagcagcacttGGAGCACTATCCCGGGCCACCCAGCTACTACGCCGGCTACAGTCCCGGCGGAGGAGCGTCCTCCGCCCAGTGTTACACGCGCGGCCTGCAAGGACCGTATATGG AGTATCCACCGCAGTGTCCCTGCCCAATGCCTCAATCGTGTCCAAAAAACGTCCATACTGGGCCTCATATTGGTAGCAACATCATCAGCAACATCGACCAGAGCAGCAGCAAGAACGGCAGCAGCGGCTGCAGCAGCAATATGTTGCTGAGTGCCACGAGCAACAGCAatatcagcagcagcagcggcagcagcagcacttTGACTGCCTGCAGCAACGCTACAACAACTACAGCGTCAGCGTTGACTACCAGTAGAGGCCCAGTGAAAAATGTCACACCCATCAATAGCAACAGTTGCGGCGATACCAGCAACAGTTGCAACACCAACACCAGCAGTAGCAGcatcaccagcagcaacagcagcagccagACAAGTGAGACGACCTCACgggcaacagcagcaacaaacaCGAACACGACGGCCACCACCGCCACAATGGGCACCCAGTGCCAGATGCTCGTGAAGACGGAGCTCAAGGGCGAGAATCCTCAGGTGACCAAGATGCAGTACGAGGCGCATGTGATGCCGCCGCCCACTCCGCCGGAGAGCTACTGCGCCAGTGACGAGAAGCTACTCGACGATCAGGAGCAGGAGGCGGAGCTGGAGCTCCGATTGCGTCTGGGTCTGCGGATGGACAAGAGTCACGTTGGGCAGCATCAGCACATCGAGGCGTACGATCTCACCTGCACCACCCCGCCCCCAGTCACCGCACCCCAGGCGGCAGCAGCAGTACCGCGCAAGGCGAGGATCGGCAAGAGCATGGCCAGGGAGATGGTCTATGccgcccagcagcagcagcagcagcttcCGGAGAAGCAGCTCTCGGAGAAGCAGCTGCCGGAGAAGCCGTTGAAGCATCCAAAAGGAGCTTCGACCAAAATGGAAACGGAACCAGAGATGCCTTTCGTACTTAAAGCGGAAATCAAAGCAGAAACCAAAATCAAAATCGAGCACGAAAGTGAGGCGCAGACCAGCACACATATCAGCGAATTGCCGGATCTGAAGCCCACCATCAAAACGGAACCCGAACCGGATCCGGAGCAGGAACAGGAGCCGAAAGTGGCACCAGTGCCTGCTGTGGCCAAAACGGAACCAGAGCCAGAGCAACAGGAGGAACAGCAGGAACAACAGGCCAGCGAGGAGCTGCAGCCCACGCCCGGCGGCAGCAAGCAGCGTATCAACCTGCTGGCCTCCTCCGGTGGCAACAAGAAGACCAAGACGAATCACAGCTACAAGAGCCTGATCAAGCAGGCGGAGCCCAAGAACTACCTGTGTCCCGGTCGCAGGTTCATCCGTCGGCACGGACGTGCACCGGCCAAGTATGCCAAGCGGCGTCAGATGATCCTCACGCAGCGACAGCAGCAGCGGATGCGTCTGCAGCGCcgcgagcagcagcagcaaagaCGCCAGCAACGTgaggcggcagcagcagctgcggCGTCCTCCTCTTTGGGAGTCACTCCAACAGAGCCGGGAGCAGATGGACTCGGCGCCAAGGAGCAAGCACCCATGATGGCACAGGTCCACAGCTCGGCCACGCCCAGCGCCTCGCCAAAGAGGGCGCGTCCGCGGAAACAGGAAGTTGCCGCTCTGCATCTGCTCGAAGGCTTGGATACGGCTCTGAGTCGTGGTTACTTTAGTGACCCGGAGCTGAATCACAGCAGTCGCAAGCAGGCGCCGACGGCAGTGGGTGGACTATACACCGCCTCCTCGCCGCTGACCCCAGCGACGGAGCACAGGGGCAAACAGCCCGCAGCCGAGAAGCGCTCCAAGTCGGAGACCAAAAAGCCAGCGGCGGAAGCTATTTCCGAAACATCCTTGCCGTGTAAAAAGCCACGCAAACAGCCTGCCACCAAAGCAAAGGGCAAGAGCAAGAAGTCATCGGCGGCAGCTGCGGCGACAGTTGCATCCTCGACAGAAACACAGGCAGCGGCAGCGGTGACAGCAGCCACTGCATCTTCTGCCCAGGAGACCAACAACAACGAGTATCAGACGGCAGATCTGCAGGCCCAGAAGTTCCTTGAGCCACCGACTGcaacggcaacagcaacatcaacctcccagcagcagcagcagcagcaacattccGAAGAGCAACACCAGTTCCTGGTGCCCAATCAACCAGCGGTGGGATCCACTGGCGTTGCCCCAACAGCTACTCCTCCGCCCAACCGTCAGGGTCAGTCGACGCACACGAAGCGGGCCAGGTCGCGCTGCAAGTTCGGAAATCGCAAGCGCCAGCGACAGCGACCTGGAGGTGTCAGTTACGAGCTGGATGTGACCCAGCCGCCGGCAACCAAGGCCAATGTGGTGCCCAAGTGGAACAATGGATGGATGTGGGCGGGCAAGGCCTTTCAGGGCGCCGTTTTTCTTAAT AGCGATGATCCGCTAGTGTTGCGCACCTGCTACCCGGCCATGCGGCATGTGGAGGGCGACATCATTCGCATCCGGGACTGTGTGCTACTCAAGGCCAATGAGGACAACGAACTGCCCTACGTGGCCAAGGTGGCGCACCTCTGGCAGAACCCCGAAGATG GCGAGATGATGATGTCGCTGCTGTGGTATTACCGGCCGGAGCACACTGACCAGGGACGGCAGCGCAACGATTGTCCCGACGAGGTCTACGCCTCCCGGCACCGTGATCACAACTCGGTGGCCTGCGTTGAGGACAAGTGCTACGTGCTCACCTTCAGCGAGTACTGCAG GTATCGTCGCCGCCTGCGTGCCGCCGAGGAGGAAGTGGAAGACGTGAGCATTGTGCCCCGCCGGCCGAGCAGTGCCACCGCCCCCGGATTTCCAGTGCGTACGGTGCCGGAACATACCAATCCGGAGCTGGTGATGTTCTGCCGCCGAGCCTACGAGTTCCGGACGCGACGCCTGCTCAAGCTGCCCCAGAAGAACGGGCTCGTGTGCAGCTCCAGCTAG